Proteins co-encoded in one Vibrio fortis genomic window:
- a CDS encoding patatin-like phospholipase family protein, whose translation MAKTISLVLGSGGARGLVHVGVIRWLIEHGYQIKSISGCSIGALIGGVYAAGKLDEFEEWVTSIDQTDMAMMLDFSWQSSGMFKGDKIIDTLRQLIGEISIEELPIPYTAVAANVADEKEVWLQSGSLFDAIRASISLPLFFTPHVINGEALIDGGVLNPVPIAPTFGDNTDVTLAVNLGGEPETLKQEVIPISPPTKESNLHDKVVHFIDNLGSSVKSKMNFNFVAYDVANQAFDAMQSTIARQKLAAYPADITLEIPRNACGTLEFDRSQEMIDRGYHLAQAKLGNRL comes from the coding sequence ATGGCAAAAACAATCTCCTTGGTACTTGGCAGTGGTGGTGCTAGAGGCTTAGTCCATGTTGGCGTTATCCGCTGGCTGATCGAACATGGCTATCAGATAAAGTCTATTTCAGGTTGTTCAATTGGTGCACTTATCGGCGGTGTTTACGCTGCGGGCAAGTTGGATGAATTTGAAGAGTGGGTCACCAGTATCGACCAAACGGATATGGCGATGATGTTGGACTTTTCATGGCAATCGAGTGGTATGTTCAAAGGTGACAAGATCATCGATACACTGCGTCAACTGATCGGTGAGATCTCAATTGAGGAGTTGCCTATTCCTTACACCGCGGTTGCTGCCAACGTTGCTGATGAAAAAGAGGTTTGGCTGCAATCTGGATCTCTGTTTGATGCCATTCGCGCCTCTATCTCTTTGCCGCTGTTCTTCACTCCTCATGTTATCAACGGTGAAGCGCTGATTGATGGCGGAGTCCTTAATCCTGTACCGATTGCACCTACCTTTGGAGACAATACTGACGTTACTCTGGCGGTGAACTTAGGTGGTGAACCTGAGACGCTTAAACAGGAAGTGATACCTATTTCCCCACCAACAAAAGAGAGTAACCTGCACGACAAGGTTGTTCATTTTATCGATAACCTAGGCAGTAGCGTAAAAAGCAAAATGAACTTCAACTTTGTTGCGTACGATGTTGCCAACCAAGCATTTGATGCGATGCAATCGACCATTGCTCGTCAGAAATTGGCCGCTTATCCTGCCGATATTACCCTTGAAATTCCCCGCAATGCCTGTGGCACTCTAGAGTTTGATCGCTCACAAGAGATGATCGATAGAGGCTATCATTTGGCACAAGCGAAATTGGGCAACCGGCTTTAA